From a single Cyanobacteriota bacterium genomic region:
- a CDS encoding response regulator has translation MKRILVIEDELDLRNSILDILDAEGFYAIGAENGAVGIQSAQDFHPDLILCDVMMPELDGYGVLTQLRHNPKTATVPFLFLTAKADRSDVRQGMDSGADDYLTKPFTHDELLQAIAARLDKQAVIERKTQEKLDDLRHNISLALPHELNTALNVISGMASILVEEYDSIAPAELLEIAESIQEGTKRLHRLVYNSLLMVKLDLLATNPQQCQALRQDRLEDTEAVIAEIAMQKAEQYDRKGDLKLELHPVAVQMSEWKLKKLLEELLDNALKFSQPGSAVQVYSSYHNQQFVLHVIDYGCGMTDEQIASVGAYMQFDRSLREQQGVGLGLAIVKRLTQLYGGDFSIESVPSKQTIVRVALPSA, from the coding sequence GTGAAAAGGATTCTGGTAATTGAGGATGAACTTGACCTGCGCAACAGCATCTTGGACATTCTAGATGCTGAAGGATTCTATGCTATAGGTGCTGAAAATGGTGCCGTTGGGATTCAGTCTGCCCAAGACTTCCATCCAGACCTAATTTTGTGTGATGTTATGATGCCGGAATTGGATGGCTACGGTGTGCTCACCCAGCTACGCCATAATCCTAAAACGGCTACTGTTCCCTTTTTGTTTCTTACTGCTAAGGCTGATCGGTCAGACGTGCGTCAAGGTATGGACTCTGGAGCTGACGACTATCTGACCAAACCCTTTACCCATGATGAGTTGTTACAGGCAATCGCCGCTCGTCTGGACAAACAGGCCGTCATTGAGCGGAAAACCCAAGAAAAACTGGATGATCTGCGCCACAACATTAGCCTAGCCCTGCCCCACGAGTTAAATACAGCACTCAATGTCATTTCGGGAATGGCATCCATCCTAGTCGAAGAGTATGATTCGATCGCCCCTGCCGAGTTGTTAGAGATTGCTGAATCAATCCAAGAGGGAACCAAGCGCCTACACCGTCTGGTTTATAACTCCCTGCTGATGGTAAAGTTGGATTTATTGGCTACTAACCCTCAGCAATGTCAGGCGCTAAGACAGGATCGCTTAGAAGATACTGAAGCCGTGATTGCGGAGATTGCTATGCAAAAGGCTGAGCAGTACGATCGCAAGGGTGATTTGAAGCTAGAGTTGCACCCTGTAGCAGTTCAGATGTCTGAATGGAAATTGAAGAAACTGCTGGAAGAATTGCTAGATAACGCCTTAAAGTTCTCTCAGCCCGGTTCAGCGGTGCAGGTTTATAGCTCTTATCATAATCAGCAATTTGTGCTGCATGTCATCGACTATGGTTGCGGCATGACCGATGAGCAGATTGCTAGTGTGGGGGCCTATATGCAGTTTGATCGATCCCTTCGTGAGCAGCAAGGCGTGGGCCTAGGGTTAGCAATTGTCAAGCGGCTAACTCAGCTTTATGGCGGTGATTTCAGTATAGAGAGCGTTCCTAGTAAGCAAACGATTGTGCGGGTCGCCCTACCATCTGCTTAA